A region from the Dysidea avara chromosome 15, odDysAvar1.4, whole genome shotgun sequence genome encodes:
- the LOC136245210 gene encoding ADAMTS-like protein 4 — protein sequence MTNVTINNDESPCRNITVCSGRIVVPMRSTDNCTVCAIWQPGPFGNCTPNCHLGNQERVVQCIDEDTGNVLSDVHCDLTNCPATSQRTIDHAISQCSRTCEGGSQRRKVECYSPMEDKVLPDQECNLATRPRSYRTCNNDIPGGCIDLYPDFCPRIMGTPLCMDPSYYQVCCMSCGTDK from the exons ATGACCAACGTGACCATCAATAATGATGAGA GTCCCTGTAGGAACATTACTGTTTGTAGTGGAAGAATTGTAGTACCAATGAGATCAACTGACAACTGTACTGTCTGTGCCATTTGGCAGCCTGGACCATTTGGAAAT TGCACTCCCAATTGTCACCTTGGTAACCAAGAACGTGTGGTACAATGTATTGATGAGGACACAGGAAATGTATTGTCTGATGTACACTGTGATCTCACCAATTGTCCTGCCACCTCTCAGAGGACCAT TGATCATGCAATCTCACAGTGTTCTCGTACATGTGAGGGTGGTAGCCAGAGGAGGAAGGTGGAGTGCTATAGTCCAATGGAGGATAAGGTACTACCTGATCAAGAGTGTAATCTGGCTACACGACCTAGATCATACCGGACCTGTAACAATGATATTCCTGGTG GATGTATTGACCTCTATCCCGACTTCTGCCCCAGGATCATGGGTACACCATTGTGTATGGACCCATCATATTATCAAGTGTGCTGTATGAGCTGTGGGACTGATAagtag
- the LOC136245481 gene encoding FRAS1-related extracellular matrix protein 2-like → MFTLIIILIVSGGFCGSVIDTVRDTTDVTIIDNDVVRVEFTQSQYISTEISEDLEAIIRVTGGVSNVPFSVAITLSSRTATAGLDFDSSQLSTTFSPGDRRQIVNIPLICDTIVEDSETFLMSLSLNVANPRIQIGTQGTTTGIIEDSTVTISFERSSYNVNEGDGFVQLVLLLSQPAIADFNVIVSTSDGTAMAPEDYSSFNTLIPISRSFRGQQVNIFINEDQLLEDTEQFTAFLQLSTGRSSCGVALGNITTVTVNIIDNDVVRVEFTRPEYIATEASGELPVTVVLSGGRLSAPFNISAIPTESFPTSAIGGGVDFDSDPITVTFGPSVRRVDVQVPLTRDAVVENEERFQLRLMIPSTNSFIRLGSTNTAIGRIEDSTVSVQFVDDEYTVREDMRSVQVELELNRPAGAPATATVVTVNGSATSGSDFTAGPYQVMFTATQSRQTFTIGITDDSLAEMTEMFRLMLTPSGMITVGRVDTATITIMDNENVAVQFSRDTFATTEVSQAMDITLELLDGVLDTAVTVTVVTTEQTATAGVDYDPNDVTFPAGQSTATVQLPVILDNEAELDEQLNLMLVKPSEAEMLLTPGRVTDAVGIIKDSSVAVQFGFRSYIINEDRTPVEPFLVLSRPVNVSIDVVVDAEDLSAIDGIDFEFPSSVINDTKFNVVIPAGMRRVSLPITIIDDSQFEPAETF, encoded by the exons ATGTTCACATTGATAATCATCCTAATAGTGTCTGGTGGATTTTGTGGTTCTGTTATTGATACTGTAAGGGACACTACAGATGTGACTATTATTGACAATGATG TTGTAAGAGTGGAGTTCACCCAGTCACAGTATATAAGTACTGAGATCTCAGAAGACTTGGAAGCTATCATTAGAGTGACTGGTGGTGTTTCCAACGTTCCGTTTTCTGTCGCCATTACACTCTCCTCAAGAACAGCCACAG CTGGGCTGGACTTTGACTCTTCTCAATTGTCCACTACATTCTCACCTGGTGACCGACGTCAAATTGTGAATATTCCACTAATTTGTGATACAATAGTTGAAGACAGTGAAACGTTCCTCATGTCACTGTCCCTCAATGTAGCTAATCCACGTATACAAATTGGAACACAAGGCACTACCACTGGTATCATTGAAGACTCCACAG TAACAATCAGTTTTGAGAGATctagctacaatgtaaatgAAGGTGATGGATTTGTGCAGTTAGTGTTACTACTTAGTCAGCCAGCCATTGCGGATTTTAATGTGATAGTCTCTACTAGTGATGGCACAGCTATGG CTCCTGAAGACTACTCTTCCTTCAATACATTAATTCCTATCTCACGATCTTTCCGTGGTCAACAAGTGAACATTTTTATTAATGAGGATCAACTGCTTGAAGATACCGAACAATTTACAGCATTCCTACAGTTATCAACAGGCAGATCATCATGTGGTGTAGCATTAGGGAACATCACTACTGTTACTGTTAACATAATAGACAACGATG TTGTGAGAGTAGAATTCACCAGACCGGAATATATTGCAACTGAGGCATCTGGGGAGTTACCAGTTACAGTGGTTTTGTCAGGTGGAAGACTAAGTGCTCCATTTAACATATCAGCCATTCCAACTGAATCATTCCCTACATCAGCCATAG GAGGTGGTGTGGACTTTGACTCTGATCCTATCACTGTAACATTTGGTCCATCAGTTAGGAGGGTAGATGTGCAGGTACCACTAACACGTGATGCAGTTGTTGAGAATGAGGAAAGATTTCAACTGCGTTTGATGATACCATCCACCAACTCATTTATTAGACTGGGATCCACCAATACTGCTATTGGACGCATTGAAGATTCCACTG TGTCTGTACAATTTGTGGATGATGAGTACACAGTCCGTGAAGATATGAGATcagtacaagttgagctggagtTGAATAGGCCAGCAGGTGCTCCTGCTACAGCCACTGTTGTGACAGTCAACGGAAGTGCTACTA GTGGTAGTGATTTCACTGCTGGTCCATATCAAGTGATGTTTACTGCAACACAGTCAAGGCAAACATTTACAATTGGAATAACAGACGATTCTCTAGCAGAAATGACTGAAATGTTTCGACTAATGTTAACACCTTCAGGAATGATAACTGTTGGTAGAGTTGACACTGCCACTATAACTATAATGGACAATGAAA ATGTGGCTGTACAGTTTAGTAGGGACACATTTGCTACTACTGAAGTTTCACAAGCTATGGACATCACATTAGAACTATTGGATGGTGTGTTAGATACAGCTGTCACTGTAACTGTGGTTACCACTGAACAGACAGCAACTG CTGGTGTTGACTATGATCCTAATGATGTGACCTTCCCAGCTGGTCAGagtacagctactgtacaattACCAGTTATTCTGGATAATGAAGCTGAACTTGATGAACAACTCAACCTCATGTTGGTGAAACCTTCTGAGGCAGAAATGCTACTAACACCAGGTAGAGTTACTGATGCTGTTGGCATAATCAAAGACTCATCAG TTGCAGTACAATTTGGGTTCCGTAGCTACATAATAAATGAAGACAGAACTCCAGTGGAACCATTCTTGGTACTCAGTAGACCAGTAAATGTATCAATTGATGTAGTAGTTGATGCTGAAGATTTAAGTGCTATTG ATGGAATTGATTTTGAGTTCCCATCATCAGTCATTAATGACACAAAGTTTAATGTTGTTATTCCTGCTGGAATGAGAAGAGTCAGTCTACCAATCACAATAATAGATGACTCTCAATTTGAGCCAGCTGAGACCTTCTGA